The sequence GTCAATGTTAtgtaaattctaaaaatataaaatttcgctttccttttctttattttgtaattttttaactcttaatttttaaaaatgttcaatatgctctcttaaaaatgaaaaaatggtcATAAAACTAAATCgagtttcttaatttttaacatttcagcAATTCCGAAGATCGAGAAAGACGGAATCCCATCTGATTACGAATCACAACAAAACGAGCGTGTTGTCATTTCTTGTCCAGTGTACGCAAGACCACCAGCTAAGATTACATGGCTCAAAGCAGGAAAACCTCTTCAATCTgacaaatttgtcaaaaccAGTGCAAATGGACAGAAGCTATATTTGTTCAAACTTCGAGAAACTGATTCTAGCAAGTATACCTGTATTGCCACTAATGAAGCTGGAACTGATAAGAGAGATTTCAAAGTCAGCATGTTGGTTGCTCCCTCATTCGATGAACCAAATATTGTCCGTCGTATCACTGTGAACTCCGGCAATCCTTCCACTCTTCACTGCCCAGCAAAGGGAAGTCCATCCCCTACTATTACATGGTAAGTGAAGAAGAAAGGCAATTTAGAAAACATCCGTCATCTCATTGTGAGTGGGTATTGAGAAATagcgaaattgaaaattttatttgatgcTCCCCCAAAATCCTTCCGAAAACAAATTACCTAATGCTCAATTCCAATGAAAAcggaaaacaaatttaatttattaaaacagaaaaaaaaacagactgaaaacaaaacaatacgTTGACGGATCCtcataaaatttctgaatagaTAAACACAAAATAAATGATTAAATTGAAATCTGATTTAGGCTCAAGGATGGTAACGCAATTGAACCAAACGATAGATATGTGTTCTTTGACGCGGGCAGACAACTGCAAATCAGTAAAACGGAAGGATCAGACCAAGGAAGATATACATGTATTGCAACAAACTCCGTGGGCTCCGATGATTTGGAAAATACACTGGAAGTTATTATTCCACCGGTTATTGACGGTGAACGCAGAGAAGCTGTTGCGGTTATTGAAGGATTTTCATCTGAGCTTTTTTGTGATGTAAGAAttactgaaacttttttgataacatATTTCTAGTGACTCAACTTTGAAAGTAACTATTCACATTTGACAACTctcaattaaacatttttcgttttaattaaacatttgaaaatttataaattaactAAATAAGTTAAAATGACTGTGACTGactattcaaaaataagcGTTCATTATTGTTACTTGtgtttatttatcaaaaaaaatttcaagaaatacaACAATTTCCGAAATGTTTAAAGTCAGAGTTCAtatctttattttcagagcaacAGTACTGGTGTGGATGTTGAGTGGCAAAAGGACGGATTGACTATTAACCAAGACACTCTTCGAGGAGATAGTTTCATTCAGATACCATCGTCTGGAAAGAAAATGAGTTTCCTGTCGGCAAGAAAATCAGATTCAGGGCGTTACACTTGTATTGTGAGAAATCCTGCGGGTGAAGCGAGAAAGCTCTTTGATTTTGCTGTCAATGATCCTCCATCTATCAGCGATGAATTGTCATCTGCAAATATTCAGACCATTGTTCCTTATTACCCCGTCGAGATAAATTGTGTGGTATCAGGGTCTCCCCATCCAAAGGTAAGTGTAGAAAGTGAAATATTcattatataaatttaaaaatcgatgaaagaGTGTCATCACAGTCCGAACATGATAGTTAAAGAGGTGGCTTTTCGAGAAAAAGGCATGAAATACCTTAAAGGGAGAACAAACTGAAATATTCCATAAGTGAGCAAAATGAGGAAAGGGTTTACAAAGCACGAAatgtgaaaattagaaaatcaaaaaaccaaatacaattttaaataaattatacaTAATAgtcatattttcatttttactgttttcagGTGTACTGGCTCTTCGATGATAAACCACTAGAACCTGACAGTGCTGCCTACGAATTGACGAATAACGGTGAAACTTTGAAGATTGTTAGATCACAAGTGGAACACGCTGGAACCTACACTTGCGAAGCTCAAAATAACGTTGGAAAAGCAAGAAAAGATTTCCTTGTTAGAGTTACAGGTATAAGAAATTTTAATCCAACGTTTTGATGGTCGTTATATTCTAGCACCTCCACACTTCGAAAAGGAACGGGAAGAGGTGGTTGCTCGTGTTGGAGACACAATGCTTCTTACATGCAATGCAGAATCATCGGTTCCACTGTCTTCAGTCTACTGGCATGCTCACGATGAAAGTGTTCAAAATGGTGTCATCACCAGTAAATATGCAGCAAACGagaaaactttaaatgttACCAACATTCAACTAGACGATGAAGGGTTTTATTACTGTACAGCTGTTAATGAAGCTGgaatcaccaaaaaatttttcaaactgattgTCATAGGTTAACTAGAAACTTATGTGTATTGAAATAAGTATAATTCAATTTAGAAACTCCGTACTTCCTTGATCAACAGAAGCTCTACCCGATTATTCTGGGAAAACGTTTGACTCTTGACTGTTCTGCCACTGGAACACCTCCACCAACTATTCTATTCatgaaagtgagttttaattACAGTTTCACTCGTTATCACAGATACCTATGACAGTCTCCTAACATTatagaaaaaacagaaaaagcgAAAGGAAACTGGGAAGAAATGTGACCCACATAGCATTTTCATaccggttttaaaaattgaggaagGAGTTCTTAGATAAACGAGATGAGCGAGACTagaattactgaaaaaaatgggaCGAGAAAAGAAATATGGGAAGACGAGCAGACTCCGTATTTGTTGCAAACTTTTCCACCAGCACATTCGAGACCAACGCGCCAAATTGGCTTTTGAAACATATCCATGATTTTGTATTTCCGATAGGCGTTTTGACATCGACGATTTGTTGGTTTCTGGAGATTTATTCATTAATAGGGGAATGATATgagttttaaatattgttgttctttttttttaatcaatttcaactattttataatttcgaCATGTTTCTTTCTAAAtgggaagaaaagaaaacatgaaaCTAACCAAATTGAAATCATAACAGCACAATTGACATCGATCTTCTGATGCGAAGCCTGTGTCTTGGTCTATTGATGGACAGTCACACACCATTAGATGTGGTGCATATCTTGCACATGGATTTTCACAGGTGTTATCAACGCATAGTTTTTCcattctaaaaatcaaaactttcttACGATGTTATCCTTTCTCCCGGCtctatgaaatttttcaatcttaCTGATGATAAGAAAAACGTACTTTCGATCACACACGGATCCAGGTGACTTAGTGTGACAAACAGAGTTTGAACAGCGGCCGCctgagaaatgagaaaatgtgttAGTAGAAGTTGAGTGGAAAAAGAATCGATCATTGATGATCTAATGTACGCCTACCAATGCAAAGTCTCGCTGAATCGGTATCATCGCATGGGAGACCTTCTAACTCAGCGCCATGCATCCGACATCTGGAACATGCCTCGCGCTCCCATCGTTCACCATTTGGTCTGTAATATGTAACATGAGTGTTGCGCTTCACTCCCATTGAGAATACATCTTATACATAAATAACTAAGTTGTGCTTGGAATACTATAGCCTAGAAAAAGTCACCAACACACACGGTGATACTCGTGAGAACTAGGAAGAAGCGTCTTTAGTGCCACCTGACTACTAACCGTAGGATATTATGATGATGGGCTGCCATACACTGATGTTCCGAGTTTCCACAACATAGATAGCAATAGTTGTCCTCCTCAGCATCACATTCACATTCCTGCATCCCCCGTAACGAACACGCCGAGACACATCTGAAAAAGTAATCTTATTAAATGCGAGCCATTTTCGCTTTTCCTGCTCCCCCCAACACCATCCATCTCCCTTTCCAATAGTGCACACACAAAATTTACATAGTCCCTCGTACTCCCGCATGCAAGCAGTTGTTGTAATGGAGAAGAAGGATAAGTCATCGGGGGCGCTCTTTTATAATGTGGAAATAGCAAGGCACATCTCATTGACTGGCTCAAAACCAATACCAATTCCATTACGAAAGGCTCCCACTTTTCATTAGAAAACTTCTCATTAGAAGGAGTGATATAGTGAAGTATAAAATAATGTGAATGATAATATTGTCCTTTTAAAACAATCCACAGTTCACAGATGGGTCTTGACAGTTACACTTTTCGattgttattttattaattttgcggttaaaaaaaaaagactttaGACAAGACAATGCTAAAACTAATTTGAGCTGGTTCAAAAGTCACCACCACGAATTATATTTGTGTTCTTGTTAATTAGTAGATATTTTGTATTTGTCTTTCAGTTTTGTTTCTCGCTTCACTGCTAAGAtgtggaaatctgaaaaatgtcaactaaacgaaaaaaaaccaatttcggTCTCCGACCTCTACCTCCTCCTTCTTCGTTATTCTTTTACTATAACTTTcgtcttcttttctttttcaaagcCATTCCTTCTCTGCTTGCCAATCCTCATTTGTCTTGTGATGAATGgaggaaaaggcaaaaataaaagcaaaaatggggggggggggggagtgAGGGAGAAATTCATTCGCTTTCAGTTTAAAATACGATTAATGGATGGGAGGTGACTGCCaattaaaaacactttttgcaTGACGggctcacttttttttcgtcccttttgagaaaaagaagatggaaaatagctcttctgaaaatattatggCACATACAGAATTCGATATGAAGTTTTTGGATAGAATGTAAAAAAAGAAGTCAATCCGGTGAATACCGATGAATGTCAGATTACGGTAGAGTAAATAGTAGAAGATGCAATTGGCTCAACTCTTACTCAGCCCCCTGAATTTCAGACAACCTTCAGCTTTGCATCTGGAACACACAAAACGTCTGGTCTTGTTTTAGGTTGTCCAACAACACTTTTTGTCGTCGTCAAAGATTAATTGAAGTTATATATCCCACCCCGCGTTAGATCCAAGCGTCATGTGTCACCAATCTTACGCTCGCTGTGTGTCTCAGTTTTCCACAAAATATCTTTACCCCAGGAATCGATAACACCTGTTGTTACGGAGTTTGATACCAAAACCGGGATATTTTGGAAGGGTATGTTTTGGTACTTGTTGATCGAAGCGAtgtaatgatgatgatgactaAGAGGGTAATTTGATATGTCCTGgagaattctaaaaattaaaagaaaggAGAGGTCTGCACTTGTTGTTTGTTTTCCTAGAAATTCTGAGCGCagacctgaaaaaattaaaagaattttacaaaatcataatttatttGGCAATGGCTTCTGGTTTCTGTGT comes from Caenorhabditis elegans chromosome X and encodes:
- the F15G9.5 gene encoding uncharacterized protein (Confirmed by transcript evidence); the encoded protein is MMIRWKHRGGDIIFLMFTTLAAVSTASEHEHRTHMCSAEGNICSENAATVCRNNTCVSACSLRGMQECECDAEEDNYCYLCCGNSEHQCMAAHHHNILRPNGERWEREACSRCRMHGAELEGLPCDDTDSARLCIGGRCSNSVCHTKSPGSVCDRKMEKLCVDNTCENPCARYAPHLMVCDCPSIDQDTGFASEDRCQLCCYDFNLKPTNRRCQNAYRKYKIMDMFQKPIWRVGLECAGGKVCNKYGVCSSSHISFLVPFFSVILVSLISFI